From the genome of Toxoplasma gondii ME49 chromosome XII, whole genome shotgun sequence:
TGCTACTGTTACCCCCGACCCTCCGGTTTCGCCCCTTGAGAAAAGGGAAACACAGGACTGGAACGGAAATGTTGAGATACGGCGACCAAAAATTGGTCGCGAAACGCTGGAAGAAATCAAACGTCCATGGGCGAGACATCACCGAAATACGCGTCGTGTTGCCTTAACAATCCGAGGACGGCCTGTAACGCCGAACTCCACGTGGGCACGGCCGCTGAAAGGCAGATCACACAGTAGCACTAGAACTTCAGGCGCCCAGACCAGGCAGTTAGACGTAGAAGAAGTGAAACATGCAAAGGGAGGTTCGTACCAGcatcgagagacagacacacggagACCTGTTCCCTTTCACGGCCCAGGGAGGCAAAAGAGTCACACGACTCCCTACCCATGGCACCCCGTACCTAGCGAATCGGGACGATTCAAACCTACGCAGGCTCTACCGGAAAAGCTCAGAGAAAACAACAGCAGCACTGCCGCCCCAGTGTGCAGCAGGTCTACAGAGGGCTTCACTGGAAAGCATGAAACGACAGCTGACCGGGAGGATGCCGACGGCAGAGAAACCAGTTTTATGCAGAACAGTGAGTTTCGACACTGACCCCAGTTTGGTGACACAAACTCATGTAGACAGGCATCAGCAAATGGCGGGTCAGGTGCTGGACATTGTCGCGACCGAAGAGAAACCTTCGTTAAGTGCTAACGAAAAGGTTCCACGACCATACAATGAGAAAATTACCTATATGTTAGACGGCTGTTCACCGTGAGTAATTGTGTCACCATATATTTCACAGAACGAGTGATATTTCTGGGGACGTTGCCTTTCTCCACGAAAATGCCTCCACATTTCGCCTCATACCCCTTTTCAAATCTCCcctctcgtctgtttccATAATTCCGCAGACAATCTGGCGGCACTCGATAAACAGGCCTCAAACGCACTTATGGGAGGAAACAAAATATACTCGAGTCAACCGCGATCGGGCATGAGCGTTCTCGACCTACATGAAGACAGACTGGAAACTGCAACTCAAAACCAGCTGGTGCCCGCTGCTGTAGAGAGTAGCCAGAATCGCTTCATTCTTCATAGTGTAAGGTATCCCTTTACAAGGATAAAAGTTTTCAGGATGTATTACTCGACAGAGCCCCCCAACTGAGGGTGTAGATTGCGTTCTTGTATCTGCATGCTACGCCGACCAATCTACAAGCAAATTCACATCTATTTAGGGTCAATAGTGTATGGGGGTCGTACGCTTTATTCAATTTGACAACGAAGCATTGGAACTAAGGTTAGGCTCCAACACATTGTTTGTGTCAAAGAAGCAAACGTAAGCAGCGCTTCTCCGAGTGTCTCCATCTTTGAtgagttttcttcttcaaaaCTCTCTCAAttgtctcttttgcttcaATACTAAGAGGTACTGCTGTGGATGCTTCAGTCAGCAGCTTTCTTTGACATTCTGAAATCATAGAGCTATTGAAAAGATGTTTAGTACTACGCCTCTTACAAATATAACGTACATCCTGTTTCCACCTAAGCTACGTTTAAACACAGTTTTCCTTCTAATACTATATTTTCACAATCACCGGCTTCTCAACCGACGTTTACAGTCTCAGATCACGTTCcatgcatgcgaaaaacaaacggaagggaagaagaagcactCTTTCCTCCACATAGAACTTTTGACTGCATTCTACTTCAGGGCGGCGAGCGAATGTCGGCGACACCAGAAACGGGAATTGAAAATCAAAGCACTTCTTCGGTGCTGCCTCACAATCTGCCTGCTTCGCTTGTCGCCACAGTGAATTCACTCGCAGAGGACATTCGGAACTTGAAGGTACAAGGCGCAAAAATCGGGCTCAATAAGACTCGCTGAAGTGTGGTGTCCAAGCATGAAACGAAATATGTCGAAACCGTATTTGGCAACGACGGCCAGAGCCCATATCAGCAAAGAGCAGCGGCGGAAACCGGCAAGAATACGGGTATAGTTATTGtagcagagagaaacgcaaaaatGTAGAGGCGTTCGGTGGAGAAGAACGGGACATTTTCACTAGAGTCCAGTCGCGACCGCCATGTAATGCAAAACTAGTGCCAACACAGTTACAGATGAGGCGAATTACGGGGACGAATGCGGTTGCCCACATCTATTCCGTCGCATAGAAGGTGCAGGTGCCATAGTTTGGTTTTCGATTTGGGGGTAGGAAGCCGCCTTGTGCGTACACCTGGAGCTTGGCCCTGGtagacagagacactgaaGGTCTAAATCAATTGTCTAGTCGTGGGATCTActtcagagaaaacgcgtggGGTCGCAAACCCGCTGTCGAAATTCTGCTGAGATTCATTTCGACACTACCTTCACATGGCGTCTGTGTATATCAGGCGACACAGCAGCAGGCCCTTTCCCGGAAAACTGAACATGAGATGAAGTTGGAGGAAGATATGAGGAGTCTTGAAAAGGTAAGAGACTGAGCTGCATCTGTTTCGCCCCAGATGGCTTGGGTGCCTTCATTCACATCTCTCATCTACGGAATGACACCCGTACTTAGAGGCCCTTATTTCGCGATCCAGACACACGCAGAAGAGGTGTTGCCCGTGTTCGCACGGTGTCTAGCTTAAGTCGTTTCAAAAGGATGTATGTTAGAACATTGTGAGGGAACCCAGCTTTGTGTCCTCTTTTACGCAATTCAGCATCTTCTCTACGCTCACCCCTTGACGAACGCGGCTGCCACGGCCGCGGCCAACACAACTTCTGTGCTTCTTGAGAAATATCTTTTTGGAGCGTCCGGTAGTTCTCTGGCGAGCAAAAGATCGCTTGCATCACGAACAGGCCTGAACCGATGGGTAACAGATTCTATCACAGAACCTAGCAACTcagcggagacgcaggcaaTCGTCTCCGAGGCCGAAAAACAGCTGGCGGGTGTCGTTGCGGCATCGAACTCCACAGTCAAGGAACTGAACTGTGAAATGCAGGTTCgcacagaaggagaacgtCGCTTTGTGTAAATTTCGTACCCTTTTCTGTGGAGGGTTGGGAGCCATCAACCAAGGACCTAATGGAGAGTACTGTCCAACCGAACCACTACCACATTCAGAACAGAGTACGGCCACGGCGACTTCACGACGTATCCGCCTGACTCTATCGCAGAAAGCATTAAGAGGGAAAACGTAGCTTTTGGGGGTCATGGGATTCATATTCCTAGGTTCTGCTGCGGTTTGCGAGCATGTGAAGAAGTGCGCGATGTAGGAGGCACATAGGTTCATtgctgtacatacaccagaGTCGGCGCACGCATATTTCTGTGGACAGTCAATCGTCCATCTCGTGCATCTGTACATAGTTCGACTGGGCAGCGTGTATCAAGACCTCCACATCAGTTCACTTCTCCCTTGTTATTAAACGATAGTCTTAGACCAGCCAAGTTGGACCTTACTGTTCCTCGCAGAAAATTCGCCGAGACTTTGAGGCACTCACTGAGCATCTTATTCACCGTGAGAACGTTGCCACGCTCGCGGCTGAGCTTGGCTTGTCGCCCTCCTCTCGAAGTTTCCAAACAGAAATAGCAGCCACCAAACAGGCACTTGTGGACAGTCCACTGGAAGCATGCGCCCTCCAGTATCCTGACAAGAATCTCGAGAATCTGAAGACTTCGACGAACGCTGTTTGCGGTTCCTCGCATCTCGCAGCTCAGCGGAGCAGGGATGCTGGCCGACCTccgtctcccgcttctcgACGGTTGTCGCCGTCTCGACACCCGGATTTTCCGGCGTCCAAAGAGCCTCGGCCTGACAAAGACGCTGATAGAACATTGGGGAGTGTGAGTTATCTCCCCCGGAGAGTGGAATTGCGAGTCGTTCCGCAGAAAGTTCATCGAAAAACGAATCGAGCTGTTGAGTCGAGATGCGACCGTGATGGCGGGAGGCCTTTGGTCCTCAAGGATTCTTCAAGTTTCAAAAACGACTATGCACCGCCTCAGGCAAGAACAATTCTGCAAGATCTGAACAGCGTGCTCACGTGCCTGACTGCAGTGAATGTGTTCGATCCCGCGGCTTCATGTTCTACGGGCCACGCGAGCCCAAAGGCTCTTCTTGGGGACTCCGGTCCCTCGCGCCAGGACGCTCCGGTGCTCTTTCGTCCCATCTCTGAGACGACGAATCTTCCCATTTGCGGTGCCAATGTTCGAGAAGAAAATAGACAAATGTGCCAAAGTGCCCTGCCTGGATTTGCGAGTGGCGCGAGAAATGCCGGGGACACACAGAACCGAGAAAGGCACCTGAAGGCCGCTCTTCCCCAGCGGCCTACTACCGTTCGCGCCGGCCTTTCTAGCATTTCAATCCCAGCCAGATTGAGGAAGACCGCCGGGGAGGCTCCATCTCGCATTCCACGCCCTTCTGTAAAAACTGCAGTTGTCAGAAGAGCGAGCTTAGCAACTCAAAGGGGGCGCTCGCCCTCAGGTCAGAACAAATCTAGGATACCGGCCGCGTCTCAGGTGGTATCATCCCAGGAATTGCTGGTCTCTCCAAGTCTAGTTCACCGTGGTGAAAACGAGGTGTGTCACATGGAGAGACTCCTTGATTTCTTTCTCTTAAAACGCAACGATGGTGACTTTCCTAGAGCGGTTCCTCTTGGGAACTGTCCACTACTTGCTGCCTCATTAGTGCCTCACAAAGGCCCACCTCCTGTATTTCTCGAGGCGTCTACAAGAGTCAAGCCATCGTACTtgtcgcgcctctctcccggGAGTCTAGACCTGCCTTGTCCTCACCAGGCTGAGGTGGCCTACACAGCCGAGCGCCACAACGTTCCCGAGACTCGACAGAAAGCTCTAGATGAGAGTATTTCGCGGGGCAGAAAGCTAGCGCCAGAGTCTTCGCGTGGGCGAGTCTCGACCTCGACAGGACGCTGCCCGTGGCATGGGACAGGGAAGCAGCGGTTGTTGGAGGAAAAAAGCCtcacctctctgtctcccgcctcAAGTATTCTGAGACGGGCGTCGCGGCCTTCTGGACGATCTCTGGAGAGACTGTTAGGTTCCCAACGCGTTGGCTCTGGCTCTCCACTAGGGACTACACGCCGGCaacgtgcatgcactgtgGTGTTTTCCGACAGCGACTCTTGGCCTTTTCAGGCAATGCCGAGGAACCGCGCCTCATCAGCGGGCTCCCTCCGATCCCACAACTGCAAACAGTGTCAGGCGAGAGCGGGTGAGGCGGGGCATGGTCCCTGTAATCCGTTGAGGTCGAGCAACTGTTTAGACACTGCCCCTCTTACGTCCGCAAAACCCCGAAACGAAAGAAGTGGAAGCTGCACCAGGAGCGGGACGAATCGAAAATGTCGGCGCTGTGAGGCCTGTGACCCTTCGCGCCTAGCAACTCCTGGAACTGCGATGTCAGTGAAGCGGGTTCGTGGACCAGTCATTGGCCCCCCCCCGAAATACCAGAAGCCTCGCGGTATTACACCCTCAAACGCATTCCCCGGTACGACACACCGCCC
Proteins encoded in this window:
- a CDS encoding hypothetical protein (encoded by transcript TGME49_251420), whose protein sequence is MSATPETGIENQSTSSVLPHNLPASLVATVNSLAEDIRNLKATQQQALSRKTEHEMKLEEDMRSLEKHLLYAHPLTNAAATAAANTTSVLLEKYLFGASGSSLASKRSLASRTGLNRWVTDSITEPSNSAETQAIVSEAEKQLAGVVAASNSTVKELNCEMQVRTEGERRFV